In Symphalangus syndactylus isolate Jambi chromosome 9, NHGRI_mSymSyn1-v2.1_pri, whole genome shotgun sequence, the genomic stretch TTTTATGACCTGGAAtccactcaataaacatttctgaGAACACATGATGTACCAGGCAAACTGCTAGGTGCTGGAGAGATGAATATAAACTGTCCTTGTTCCGAAGAAGCTCATCCCATATTTAAGATAAGGAGACTGTGGCACATTTACAACTCAGATAACTGCAGTATTGTAAGTGCTATCTTAGCTCTATGAACAAAAAGGCTATGGGAAAACAGGAGAAGAAGTGGTTAATTATGCCTCACAGGGACTGTAATTTCAGAATGTTATTTTGATTGTAACTTAAAACAAATGAGTGCACGACTACAGAAAATTGTGTGGCTAAGCATGAATCAACAAATACCTTGACTATacctaaattataaaaattaccaTAGCGCATGAAAACACTGCCTGTCTGCCTATTTAGACCAATCATTGCTTCACCCATTTTTATAACAAGCAACAGCGCTAGCAAGTTTTGTGAGCAACACCAAATTACATCAGAGAAAGTAAGTCTCATGCCATTGTCAATTACTGCATAGGATGAAACAGCTGTCTAGAGTGTCtcattagaaacaaacaaaaaccaatgaCTGGAAAAAGTGAATTCTCAATTATCTTAGACGGGGTTGGAATGAATAACTCCACAAAAGGAGAAAACCTGTTATCCAATTAATTCAATCTTCTTCTCTTTTCCCCAACCCTCCACCAAATGTTTTGCTAtcgtggccaaaaaaaaaaaaaaaaaagacctgtttGAGTTGGTGAGTAATTTCACTTATGGGGAAAATGCAGACACCTGGGTTTTAAAAGCTGCAAGGTATAAAAATAAGCCACAGATTCCATAATCAATCCTTGGTTTGCTTGCGTGGTTCACGTTATAATTATTTGCCTTTCCAACACTGGGTAACTTTTCTTACTCCTTTGTCAGTTACCACAGAATGCTGGAACTAGAAAGAACGATAGAAACCAGCCAGTCCAACTTCCTTTACCGTAAGGAATAAGACTCAGGCTTGTCTTTCCATATCACTTCTagccttttaatatttcttttgttaACAATCATATCAGATGGAAGCATAATAGAAGGTAAAGCTCAAAGTGATCTTGTAATACATCCATCTTTAAAAACCAGAGTGTAAAAGGAATCAAGTCAAATGATGctatatacacaaataacagagcTGCAGTCCCTCTGTATTGATGCATTGATGGGCTGTTCCAGCTCAGGATGTGGCCTCTCTACCAAGTCAATAATGTCACAATCTAAACAAACTTAGGCAATTTGCCTTCATGAAAAAACTAccccaaacaaaaaagagaactgTCATTCCACAAAGCAGCCAACTGCACTAGACTGGGATTATAGTGTGGAATTAGTCAGAACGTggtttattaaataaaacactAGAACGGCCAATTTGCCTGGAGGTCTAGGAATTAAAACAGTGCTTTGTTTTTCCAATGCCACATTCCAGAGGAGGCAGCAAGCAGAGGGAACGGGCAACAGGGAATTCTGCCACAATCTATCTCTCTACCAAACAGGCACACACATTCATACCAGGGTGGGCATGTGGACTCTAATCCCTTCTTAGTggaaaacacacattttaaaatgaatccCCAATCTAGAATGAATTACCGTAATAGCCACAGCCGGAGCGAGTCCGCTGATGAGAAACGCAGATCTGGCCACCTGCTTTGAGACGCCTTGGACCACAACACTGCCGGGGTCTTTAAAAGCTGGCCTTTTCGGGTAGGGCATCTGCCCTTCTAAATCGCGTTTAAATcccaggaaaagagagaagatgccTCCCTCAATTTTTGAACTATGCTGCTCTTGCTGTGTCCATTTCTGCTGAACATAGCATTGATATCTTTTCAAAGAGAAGGGGGGAAAAACAAGGGgagaattgcaccactgcagatTCCAAGAGAAGTAAGCACAAAACTACAGCAACGTCAAATAATATCTTCTTCGGCAACTAGGAAAATCCCCACATGCTATCTGGTGTCAGCCCAATGCAGACTGAGGCGCGCTGTGCCCGGAACCACAGGAAGCCGGGCATCTCTGCAGCCTGTGTCCCTGCCAGCTCCCCCTACGCGCTGAAATTCGGCAGGGAAGAAGTTATGGTGCCCAGCCTCTGTGTGCAAGACAGAGACACCGCGCATCATGGCTCTGAAAATCAGCCAAGTGGCCGGGACGTCAAAGCGGCAGGGCAATCAGAATGCCCTGGAGCCGGGGATGGAGGGGCCACATTGTTTGAGCCCTCGGATTTTGCTGCATTGTCAACCGCCCGGGAACGTAGGGGTAGCAGGAAGCGCACCTCCGGCCAAAAATGGACCGGACCCATGTTTTTCCCCCGGCGGCTCCCTCCCTGCCTGTCTGCAAGTCGCAATACGGTAAGCGACATGACGGGCTGCTCCCGCTAAAACTCAGGTGGCAGGCCCGGCTGAGCGGCGCAGCCGGCCGGGAACAGGGAGGCGCTGGGGGAGCACCCACACCGCGCCTCCTCCCCTCCTGCACCCATCCATGGGAGCAAGGGCCGGACCCGGCCACGCGCCCCTCGAGCGAGCACCGGCGAGCCCGTGCGGAGGCTCTGGGCGCTCTCTGGGCTAACCACGGGCATTGCATGGGACACAATTGTTAAAAAGCGAGCCCAAGGCGAAGCGCAAATACAGAGCTTTGGTTCACAAGGGGTGGGTGTGGGCTGGGAAGGGGGATTACGTAGGTCTCTCCGCCCCCTCCCCTGACACCTCCTCGCCACTGGGAGGGCGCTGAGGGGCGGGGGAGGCGCTGCGAACCCGCTTGGGGGCTTCTTTGTTTCTCTCCGTACCCCGCAGGAGGGCCGGGTGCGCCTGCAGTACCCAAGCCGGGGTCGCCACCCGGGGATGCCGGCCcggcccgggcagaggcgcgtcCCAGGCTGACAATTGAACCTCGCGGGAGAAGCaagagggtggggaggagggtggaTCTCGGCCCCGGGAAGGGAGGGCGCTGCCGGGGCCTCGCGTGCGGCGGGGAAGCCGCCCAGAGaagggcggggggtgggggggaaggggCGGCAGGCAGTGTCCCCGCGCTACGCCCGCTTACCTTGGCAGCCCTGGCCTGGGCACAGATCATGCTCCTGTCACCGCGCGGATTAGAGCTGGGGGGCGCACGTGCCCCGCATAGTGCACCGGGCGCCTGGGACTGGCTGGGGAGGGGACCCTGGCGACCGCCCGCTCTCGCCGCGCTCTGGCGCCGGGTGCCCCGAGAGAGCGGCGGCCACGGCCACTGTCACGGCGGAGGGGCGCGCGCGGCTCGGCGACTGTGTGCGCGAGGAGGGGGCCGGTTCGGTCAGAGTCGCACGGTGTTCCGGCTCCAACAACAGCGCCTGATGCGCGGTAACGCAGCACACTTCATCGCTTTATCCTCCCGCTTgcatcccctccctccctgcctgctccTCTGTGGGTACCAGACTCCGGAACCAACCACAAGCCGGGCTTGCTCTCATTAGCGCTGCCCCGCCCTGCAGCCTCCgcgcacccccacccccgcccccgcgGTAAATATATATTGATTCTTGTTACCGCCGGCCCCATCCTTCCAACACCCAGCACGCGTACTGGGCATATCCAGCACCAACACCGGCTCCTCGgcccttttgtgtgtgtgcaaacaGTGTAGCAGAAAGGATGCGGTACAGACACTCTAGGCGGGTACCCTGTGACAGGTGTTCTTGGCCTCTGTCTTACACACTTTCCTCGCTTACCTTACACACAGTTAAGAACGCTCAGAGACACATTTCAGGAACCGTCCTGTATTTGCACaagcacacaaaacaaacatcGTAATGACAAATGCAAAGGATGAAAATCACCCCAGAATATCTATTGTTGGGCAAACCTAGCTCCCAAACCGGGTTTTCTATTACACTGCCCACAGTGTCAGAATGCTAGAACGAGAAGGAGGCAAAGTCTAGACCCTTCCAGGTACAGCCAACTGAGATGCAAAGAGAAGTGAAATGCTGGTTACTATTGGTGGCTGGCTGCTCCATATATGCACATTTTTTGCATTTGGTCGACATTTGGTTTGTGTGTGTTCACATAAAATGCAGAGGCTTTGAGCACATAATCTCTATAGCCTGGGATTTTATGATCCAACCAGATTCTCTACAATGCTGATTTATTCCTTCCCATTATTTTGCCCGGCATCCTCTacatgagctttttttcactttCTGAGAAGTTATCTTCTTTCCCAGACCCCAAACTCTGCCTCCTCTAGAGTAAACAAAGGCTTCACCCTGACTTCAAAACTCCTTATTGAAGACCTGAGTACAGACTTCTCAAAACCAAatctccttccccttccacccACAGTGGCTAGTTTCTCAGTGGCCCTCATTCCACTGACCTGCCTCTTGGCATTGATTTCACTCTTACAACTGGAACTTTCCAGAACTGGAAACTTTGGACGATGTGAAGGCAGCTTCACCAGCTGTGCTCTTTTCTGCAAGGAGGCACAGCCCTTCTCTTTCCGTATTCCACTTGGGGTGCCCAGTCCTTTCCTGACAGACCCTTTTCTTTCCCTGACAGCAGTCAGATTTCTGGTCAGATGAGCTCAAAGCAGACCACTTTTCAAACCTCAGCTAAGAATCCACACAGAAAGCTGTGCACACATTTCTCCGGATTTTACACTTGGATTAGTACCAACTCCTATATGAAGAAAACTCTCCGAGAATAGACTTGAACAGGCTGTGGCAGTAAACAGCAACAGCAACCAACCATGTGATGTTTCCAACCAGAgacttgaaagaaaacaaaaactctcaCATAAACCAGCATCCATGGTTTCTAAATTAGCACAATGTCACCAAACCACaataaaggataatttttttacCTCAACTAATTGCCAGGATGTTCACCTCATTATTTTCAGTGAATCAGCATCAACTTGGCTCAGCGATGTTTGCTCTCTGTTCTATCCATCATGGAGATGACTTGACAAGTCCTCATCTCTCATAGAGGTTATTGATGTAGTGATCCTTGTGGTGTGCTTTATCCTCCCCTGAGGAGTTGCTTTTTTTATACTGAAGACAAAAGATATTAAAGTAGCGGTACACAAAGTTTCACATCCTGAGTAGATAAAGAAGCCTTGTAGAGCAGCTTCTACACGCCAGGTGCAATGGCAACATATACAGACTCCTGTGtattgtccttttttatttttattatttttattttttgtaagggGTCTCACTCCAAtgcccagggtggagtatagtggtgcaatctccattcactgcaacctccgcctcccaggctcaagcaactctccccgtcagtctcccgagtacctgggagtacaggcgagtgccaccatgcctggctaatttgttttttgtatttttagtagagatggggttttgccaagttgcccaggctggtcttgaactcctgagctcaagcaatccttctgcctcagcctcccaaagtgctaggattacagacatgaaccaccatgcctggcctgttttgtttgttATTCCTAACAGTCCCCCTGTAGTCTGAGTGGCATGatcctattttacagaagaaagcaAAAAGGCTATGTTAGTTCTGTAATTTCCTTAAGGTCTTGTTTCAAGCAGAAGACCTTGAATCTAGAGTTTACAGATGTCAGCTGCCCTAACCTTAAAGAGAAGAGTATTtggtggagaaaggaaaagacatgGCATGAATCTTAAAGCCATCCTAGTAGTCATATTTATTAAGTTTCTAATGTACTCAAAATactgttataaataataataagtcaCAGTCCCAGTGTGTCCCTCCTAGTACTAACCTTATATAATGGCATAAAGTGATGTTGAAGGTTTTGAGATGCATATACAAACACCTGTATTATCATAATGCCCATGCAACCGAGTCTTCCACCTTTTGTAACTCGAGGCCCAGGAGGACCCAGGGAGGGGCTGACATGCCTGGTCACCTGCTCATCTCAGGCCACATGCAGACAAAGATTAGCAAACACAGCACCATTCACAAATGGTCCCTACAATGCTGAGAAAATGATAACTTGAACCAACCTGGGGCTTTATCTTTGGGGATAGGCCTTCAACATAACGTCGGAAGTGAATGCACTATAACTAGGGGAGGAAAAAGACCAAGCTGTTGAAGCTGTCTCACACAGTCTCTGCACAGGAACAAATTGTAGCCAATAATACAAGATTGTCATTTGGactttcctaatgactaatgatggtgAGCATCTACTTTTGTGCTTCTGTTCCATCCGTCTATCATTTGTAGTAAAGTGCTCaaaatttttgctcatttttaaatgggtTGTTTGCTTTTATATTGTTCATTTTTGAGAGTTCTTTCTGTATTCTAGATACAATGTCTTTGTCAGATAAGTTTTCTGAATATTTCCTCCCCatgtgtggcttgtcttttcattctcttagtaGTTTCTGTCACAGAGTAAACGTCTTTAAAGTTGATGGAGTTCAATGtatcaactttttcttttagagatcaTGCTTTTGGTATATCTAAGAACTCTTTTGACTAACCAAGGTTACAAAGAGTTGTGTTTTGCTTATAAGTTTTAAGGTTTTACATTTTACACTTAAGTATTTGGTTCATtttgaattcttattttttttaggtGTGAGCTATGGATGGTGACTTTTTTATTTGTTGGCTTATTTGTTTTTGCACATTGGATGTCCAATTCTtctagcatcatttattgaaaagacgaTCCTTTCTTGATGGAATCGCTTTTGCAACTTTTCAATAATCACTTGGTTAGATTTGTAGGAGTCTCCTTGTATATTCTCTGTTTTGTGCCTCTGATCTGTCTTTCTATTGTTTTACAAATACTACACTATTTTGTAGACGTATACTGCcttaaaatcaggtagtgtgaacCCTCCAATTCTGtcctttttaaacattattttggctattttcatttctttgcctttctatattaatttagaaatgtttgtcaatatctacaaaaaaattcctaCTAGGATTTTGATTGCAATTGTGTTAAATTTACAGATGAATATCAGAagaattgacattttaacaatctTCCAATTTCTGAATACCTTTCAACCCACAAACTTAGcatttctctgcatttatttaggtttcctttgatttatttcatcagtagTTGAAGTTTTCAGCATGCAAATTCTACACAGATGCTAAGAGTTTCCACGTAGATTCTAAGAGTTTCATTTTTTTGGTACTACTGTGAAAggtattgattttaattttgaatttcactttGTATTAAAGTGTACCTGGGATTTGTTTTAATTAAGTATGCACATACAGACATGGAAATGCTTCTCACGAAGGGAGAAGTTTATACTCACAGACCCCTAGAAACAGGAGGCATGGCATACCGCGTAGGGCCACAGGGGGAGCTCCTGGGTCAGTCAGGAGGCAGAAGCCACCCGGGAGAGCATGGCTCAGAGCCTCTATTTTGTATGCTGTGGTAAGGAATGGCCAGGCAGGGCAGGCCAGTTTGAGCAAGTCTAGGATTTGATAGTTCCAATAATTTCAGTGGCTGTGGGCTATAGAGGTAGTCTCTAGTTGTCCTGTACTTGTCCCTGGGGAGACTTAGGGCAAGGGAAATTGGCTTGCTATGTGAGTTGGACAAAGGAGGTGGTTGTGGGCATGGactctggattg encodes the following:
- the LOC134731437 gene encoding uncharacterized protein is translated as MLSGVSPMQTEARCARNHRKPGISAACVPASSPYALKFGREEVMVPSLCVQDRDTAHHGSENQPSGRDVKAAGQSECPGAGDGGATLFEPSDFAALSTARERRGSRKRTSGQKWTGPMFFPRRLPPCLSASRNTIRFIWRKQPTTQRMGFYISRHLPVSFVIFFLSFWSSSDFCRVVPSTQTKPWTDARHKNVSLASSPSQRPSLELQP